A genomic stretch from Malus domestica chromosome 15, GDT2T_hap1 includes:
- the LOC103424894 gene encoding synaptotagmin-5-like has translation MAFVFGLVLGILVGLAIIVIFVRFENHRSKLRSELATTVAAFARMTVEDSRKLLPPQYYPSWVVFSHHQKLGWLNSHLEKMWPYINEAASELIKTSVEPMLEQYRPVILSSLKFSKFTLGTVAPQFTGVSIIEDGSDGITMELEMQWDGNPSIILAIKTLVGVALPVQVKDIGFTGVFRLIFKPLVDEFPCFGAVCYSLRNKKKLDFKLKVVGGDISTLPGISDAIEGTIRDAVEDSITWPVRKIFPILPGDYSDLELKPVGVLEVKLVQAKELTNKDMVGKSDPFARLYIRPLPDRMKRSKTINNDLNPIWNEHFEFIVEDETTQHLVVKVYDDEGLQASELIGCAQVQLSELEPGKVKDVWLKLVKSLDLQRDNKNRGQVHLELLYCPFGMENGFANPFTSNSAMTSLEKALKSEMNGANATESEKEAAQKRREVIIRGVLTITIISAEDLPPVDLMGKADPYVVLTLKKSGAKNKTRVVNDNLNPVWNQTFDFVVEDGLHDMLILEVWDHDTFGKDYMGRCILTLTRVILEGEYQDSIPLDGAKSGKLNVHLKWNAQPIYRES, from the exons ATGGCCTTCGTTTTCGGATTAGTGCTCGGAATACTTGTCGGGCTCGCAATCATCGTCATCTTTGTTCGGTTCGAGAACCACCGGTCCAAGCTCCGGTCCGAGCTCGCCACCACTGTGGCTGCTTTTGCTCGAATGACCGTCGAGGATTCCAGAAAGCTCTTGCCTCCTCAGTATTACCCTTCCTGGGTCGTCTTCTCTCACCACCAGAAGTTG GGATGGCTCAATTCTCACCTCGAAAAGATGTGGCCTTATATCAATGAG GCAGCGTCTGAGCTGATAAAGACTTCAGTGGAGCCAATGCTGGAGCAGTATAGACCAGTCATATTGTCCTCGCTCAAATTTTCCAAGTTTACTCTTGGTACGGTGGCACCTCAGTTTACAG GGGTTTCTATAATTGAAGATGGAAGTGACGGTATCACTATGGAGTTGGAAATGCAGTGGGATGGAAATCCAAGTATAATACTTGCTATCAAGACTTTAGTTGGTGTAGCACTACCGGTGCAG GTGAAAGATATTGGATTCACGGGGGTATTCAGGCTGATTTTTAAGCCTCTGGTTGACGAGTTTCCGTGTTTTGGAGCTGTTTGCTATTCATTGAGAAATAAG AAAAAGTTAGATTTTAAGCTTAAGGTTGTGGGTGGCGACATATCTACATTGCCTGGGATATCCGATGCAATTGAG GGGACCATACGGGATGCTGTTGAGGATTCAATTACATGGCCTGTTCGGAAGATTTTTCCCATTTTGCCCGGGGATTACAG TGATCTGGAGTTAAAGCCAGTCGGAGTGCTAGAGGTGAAACTTGTGCAGGCAAAGGAGTTAACAAATAAAGACATGGTGGGAAAATCAGATCCCTTTGCAAGACTGTACATACGACCTTTACCAGACAGAATGAAAAGAAGCAAAACAATT AACAACGATTTGAATCCCATCTGGAATGAGCACTTTGAATTTATAGTTGAAGATGAAACGACTCAACATTTGGTGGTTAAAGTTTATGATGATGAGGGACTTCAGGCGTCTGAGCTCATTGGATGTGCTCAAGTACAACTGAGTGAACTTGAGCCTGGTAAAGTGAAGGATGTATGGTTGAAGCTGGTTAAAAGCTTGGATCTCCAAAGAGATAATAAAAACCGCGGGCAG GTGCATTTGGAGCTGTTATATTGTCCATTTGGCATGGAGAATggctttgctaatccttttactTCCAACTCCGCAATGACCTCTTTGGAAAAGGCACTTAAAAGTGAAATGAACGGAGCAAATGCTACTGAAAGTGAAAAGGAAGCCGCACAGAAGAGAAGGGAGGTCATAATTAGAGGTGTACTAACTATTACTATAATATCTGCTGAAGACTTGCCACCTGTTGATCTGATGGGGAAGGCTGATCCTTATGTGGTGCTCACCTTGAAGAAATCAGGAGCGAAAAACAAAACTAGG GTTGTTAATGATAACTTGAATCCTGTCTGGAATCAAACTTTCGACTTTGTTGTCGAGGATGGATTGCATGACATGCTCATACTTGAAGTCTGGGACCACGACACTTTTGGCAAG GACTATATGGGCAGATGCATCTTGACCCTCACTAGGGTCATCTTAGAAGGGGAATACCAAGACTCGATACCGCTAGATGGAGCCAAATCTGGGAAATTGAACGTGCATCTTAAGTGGAATGCCCAACCAATTTACCGCGAGTCTTGA